One Globicephala melas chromosome 4, mGloMel1.2, whole genome shotgun sequence genomic window carries:
- the PRMT2 gene encoding protein arginine N-methyltransferase 2, with protein MATPGDCPRSELQEGEDPAVQGEEGNLQGTVHPEEFVAIADYSATDETQLSFSRGEKILILRQTTADWWWGERAGCCGYIPANHLGKHLEDWGPEDSWQDEEYFGSYGTLKLHLEMLADQPRTTKYHNVILQNKESLKDKVILDVGCGTGIISLFCAHYAQPRAVYAVEASEMAQHTGQLVMQNGFADIITVFQQKVEDVLLPEKVDVLVSEWMGTCLLFEFMIESILYARDAWLKEDGVIWPTTAALHLVPCSADRDYRSKVLFWDNAYEFDLSALKSLAIKEFFSKPKYNHILKPEDCLSEPCTILQLDMRTVQIADLEMMKGELHFDIKKAGTLHGFTAWFSVRFQNLEEDEPQLVLSTGPLHPTTHWKQVLFMMDEPVSVLAGDVVTGSVVLQRNPVWRRHMSVTLSWSVTSRQDPGSQKVGEKVFPIWR; from the exons GAGGGAGAGGACCCCGCCGTGCAGGGCGAGGAGGGGAACCTCCAGGGTACTGTGCACCCCGAGGAGTTCGTGGCCATCGCAGACTATTCTGCCACCGATGAGACGCAG CTCAGCTTTTCGAGAGGAGAAAAAATTCTCATCCTGAGACAAACCACCGCCGACTGGTGGTGGGGTGAGCGTGCCGGCTGCTGCGGGTACATCCCTGCGAACCACCTGGGGAAGCACCTGGAGGACTGGGGCCCCGAGGACTCGTGGCAGGACGAGGAGTACTTCGGCAGCTACGGGACCCTG AAACTTCACTTGGAGATGTTGGCAGACCAGCCACGAACGACTAAGTACCACAACGTTATCCTGCAGAATAAAGAATCCCTGAAAGATAAAGTGATTCTGGATGTCGGCTGTGGAACTGGGATCATCAGCCTCTTCTGTGCACATTATGCTCAGCCTAGAGCA GTGTACGCGGTGGAGGCCAGTGAGATGGCCCAGCACACAGGGCAGCTGGTCATGCAGAACGGCTTCGCTGACATCATCACCGTGTTCCAGCAGAAGGTGGAGGACGTGCTGCTGCCGGAGAAGGTGGACGTGCTGGTGTCCGAGTGGATGGGGACCTGCCTGCTG TTTGAGTTCATGATCGAGTCCATCCTCTATGCCCGGGACGCGTGGCTGAAGGAGGACGGGGTCATCTGGCCGACCACGGCCGCGCTGCACCTGGTGCCCTGCAGCGCCGACAGGGACTACCGCAGCAAGGTGCTCTTCTGGGACAACGCCTACGAGTTCGACCTCAGTGCCCTCAA ATCTTTAGCAATTAAGGAGTTTTTTTCGAAGCCCAAGTATAACCACATTTTGAAACCAGAAGACTGTCTCTCTGAGCCATGCACCATATTACAGCTGGACATGAGAACCGTGCAGATCGCCGACCTCGAG ATGATGAAAGGTGAGCTGCACTTTGACATCAAGAAGGCAGGCACCCTCCACGGATTCACAGCCTGGTTCAGTGTCCGGTTCCAGAACCTGGAGGAGGATGAGCCACAGCTGGTGCTGAGCACGGGCCCGCTGCACCC CACCACCCACTGGAAGCAGGTGCTGTTCATGATGGACGAGCCCGTGTCCGTCCTCGCGGGAGACGTGGTCACAGGCTCAGTGGTGTTGCAGAGAAACCCCGTGTGGAGACGGCACATGTCTGTCACTCTGAGCTGGTCCGTCACTTCTAGACAAGACCCCGGGTCACAGAAA GTTGGAGAGAAAGTCTTTCCCATCTGGAGATGA